In Thermus aquaticus, the sequence GTAGGAGGGGGGATAGGCCAGGGACTCCCCTTTGGGCAGGCGGCGGATGACCACGTTGAGGAAGGAGCCCACCACGAGGCCCAGGACCAGGGCGAAAAGGGGCCACATGGGGGCATTGTACCGGGACGTTCACCGGGTTTTCCCAGGCTGGAAGTATGATGCTCCCGTGACGCCGGAAGCCGCTTATCAGAACCTGTTGGAGTTCCAGAGGGAAACCGCCTACCTGGGTTCCTTAGGGGCCCTGGCCGCCTGGGACCAGCGCACCATGATCCCCAGAAAGGGGCACGGGCACCGGGCCCGGCAGATGGCCGCTCTGGCCCGCCTCCTCCACGAGCGGGCCACCGACCCCAGGATCGGGGAGTGGCTGGAGAAGGTGGAGGGGTCGTCCCTGGTGGAGGACCCCCTTTCCGATGCCGCCGTCAACGTGCGGGCCTGGCGGCGGGCCTACGAGAGGGCCCGGGCCATTCCCGAGAGGCTGGCTGTGGAGCTGGCCCAGGCCAGGAGCGAGGGGGAGACCGCCTGGGAGGCCCTGCGCCCCAGGGACGACTGGCAGGGCTTCCTGCCCTACCTCAAGCGCCTTTTCGCCCTGGCCAAGGAGGAGGCGGAGATCCTCATGGCCGTGGGGCCAGACCCCCTGGACCCCCCCTACGGGGAGCTTTACGACGCCCTCCTGGACGGCTACGAGCCCGGGGCCAGGGCGAGGGACCTCGAGCCCCTCTTCCGGGAGCTCTCCTCGGGCCTCAAGGGTCTTCTGGACCGCATCCTGGGAAGCGGGCGGAGGCCCGACGTCGGCGTCCTCCACCGCCACTACCCTAAGGAGGCCCAGAGGGCCTTCGCCTTAGAGCTCCTTCAGGCCTGCGGGTACGACCTCGAGGCCGGCCGTCTGGACCCCACCGCCCACCCCTTTGAGATCGCCATCGGCCCCGGGGACGTGCGCATCACCACCCGCTACTACGAGGACTTCTTCAACGCCGGCATCTTCGGCACCCTC encodes:
- a CDS encoding carboxypeptidase M32 → MTPEAAYQNLLEFQRETAYLGSLGALAAWDQRTMIPRKGHGHRARQMAALARLLHERATDPRIGEWLEKVEGSSLVEDPLSDAAVNVRAWRRAYERARAIPERLAVELAQARSEGETAWEALRPRDDWQGFLPYLKRLFALAKEEAEILMAVGPDPLDPPYGELYDALLDGYEPGARARDLEPLFRELSSGLKGLLDRILGSGRRPDVGVLHRHYPKEAQRAFALELLQACGYDLEAGRLDPTAHPFEIAIGPGDVRITTRYYEDFFNAGIFGTLHEMGHALYEQGLPEAHWGTPRGEAASLGVHESQSRTWENLVGRSLGFWERFFPRAKEVFSSLADVRLEDFHFAVNAVEPSLIRVEADEVTYNLHILVRLELELALFRGELFLEDLPEAWREKYRAYLGVAPRDYKDGVMQDVHWSGGMFGYFPTYTLGNLYAAQFFAKAQEELGPLEPLFARGEFTPFLDWTRRKIHAEGSRFRPRALVERVTGSPPGAQAFLRYLEAKYGALYGF